A portion of the Cyanobium sp. PCC 7001 genome contains these proteins:
- the pdhA gene encoding pyruvate dehydrogenase (acetyl-transferring) E1 component subunit alpha, protein MTQADTSRDITAASGLAASGAPGCSADAGFGAGPHAERLENLYPATPATVNRDEGLMLYRDMVLGRRFEDKCAEMYYRGKMFGFVHLYNGQEAVSTGVIKAMRAQHDWFCSTYRDHVHALSCGVPARQVMSELFGKETGCSKGRGGSMHLFSREHHLLGGYAFIGEGIPVALGAAFTSRYKRDALGDSGSDAVTAAFFGDGTCNIGQFYECLNMAALWKLPILFVVENNKWAIGMDHNRATSDPEIWRKAAAFGMAGEEVDGMDVLAVRAAAQRAIERARAGEGPTLLECLTYRYRGHSLADPDELRAEAEKEFWAKRDPIKRLAASLVEQGLATADELKAIDKEIDAEIADCVSFALEAPEPDPAELTRYIWAED, encoded by the coding sequence ATGACCCAGGCTGACACCAGTCGCGACATCACGGCGGCCTCAGGCCTCGCCGCAAGCGGCGCACCGGGCTGTTCCGCCGACGCTGGCTTCGGGGCCGGTCCCCATGCCGAGCGCCTCGAGAACCTCTATCCGGCCACTCCGGCCACGGTGAACCGGGACGAGGGCCTGATGCTCTACCGGGACATGGTGCTCGGCCGCCGCTTCGAGGACAAGTGCGCGGAGATGTACTACCGCGGCAAGATGTTCGGCTTCGTGCACCTCTACAACGGCCAGGAAGCCGTGAGCACGGGGGTGATCAAGGCCATGCGGGCCCAGCACGACTGGTTCTGCAGCACCTACCGCGACCACGTGCATGCCCTCAGCTGCGGTGTGCCGGCCCGCCAGGTGATGAGCGAGCTGTTCGGCAAGGAAACCGGCTGCAGCAAGGGCCGCGGTGGCTCCATGCACCTGTTCTCCAGGGAGCATCACCTGCTGGGGGGCTACGCCTTCATCGGCGAGGGGATCCCGGTGGCTCTGGGCGCGGCCTTCACCAGCCGCTACAAGCGCGATGCCCTCGGCGATAGCGGCAGCGATGCCGTGACCGCCGCCTTCTTCGGCGACGGCACCTGCAACATCGGCCAGTTCTACGAGTGCCTCAACATGGCGGCCCTCTGGAAGCTGCCGATCCTGTTCGTGGTGGAGAACAACAAGTGGGCCATCGGCATGGACCACAACCGTGCCACCAGTGATCCCGAGATCTGGCGCAAGGCCGCGGCCTTCGGCATGGCGGGCGAAGAAGTGGACGGCATGGACGTGCTGGCGGTGCGCGCCGCTGCCCAGCGGGCCATCGAGCGGGCGCGGGCCGGTGAAGGCCCCACCCTGCTGGAGTGCCTCACCTACCGCTACCGCGGCCACTCCCTGGCCGATCCCGACGAGCTGCGGGCCGAGGCCGAGAAGGAGTTCTGGGCCAAGCGCGACCCGATCAAGCGCCTGGCGGCCAGCCTGGTGGAGCAGGGTCTGGCCACGGCCGATGAGCTCAAGGCCATCGACAAGGAGATCGATGCCGAGATCGCCGACTGCGTGAGTTTCGCCCTCGAGGCTCCGGAGCCCGATCCCGCCGAGCTCACCCGCTACATCTGGGCCGAAGACTGA
- a CDS encoding histone deacetylase, whose protein sequence is MRPPLVYHPAYSAPLPSSHRFPMAKFRMLLERLLQLDLATPAALHQPLPVPRRWLEAVHPRAYHQAFARAELSHADQRRIGLPATQPLVRRTWLSVGGTLLTARLALRHGLACHLAGGTHHAFPTYGSGFCIFNDVAVACSVLLQEGAVRRLLVVDLDVHQGDGTAAIFAAEPRVFTLSAHGASNFPLRKQTSDLDIPLSDGMEDQEYLVAIGSHLPDLLDQLQPDLVLYNAGVDPHRDDRLGRLCLSHAGLINRDRLVLEACLRRRIPVATVIGGGYGPLQELVERHCLVFRAAAEQARLHGL, encoded by the coding sequence GTGCGTCCGCCGCTCGTCTACCACCCCGCCTACTCCGCCCCGCTGCCGAGCAGCCATCGCTTCCCGATGGCCAAGTTCCGGATGCTGCTGGAGCGGTTGCTGCAGCTCGATCTGGCGACTCCCGCCGCGCTGCATCAGCCGCTGCCGGTGCCACGCCGTTGGCTCGAGGCCGTGCATCCCCGTGCCTACCACCAAGCCTTTGCTCGGGCCGAGCTCAGCCATGCCGACCAGCGGCGGATCGGCCTGCCGGCCACCCAGCCCCTGGTGCGCCGCACCTGGCTTTCGGTGGGGGGCACCCTGCTCACCGCACGCCTGGCCCTGCGCCACGGACTCGCCTGCCATCTGGCGGGCGGAACCCACCATGCCTTCCCCACCTACGGCAGCGGCTTCTGCATCTTCAACGATGTGGCCGTGGCCTGCTCGGTGCTGCTCCAGGAAGGGGCCGTCAGGCGCCTGCTGGTGGTGGACCTGGATGTGCACCAGGGCGATGGCACCGCGGCGATCTTCGCGGCAGAGCCCCGCGTGTTCACGCTCTCGGCCCATGGGGCCAGCAACTTCCCCCTGCGCAAGCAGACCAGCGACCTCGACATCCCGCTGAGCGACGGGATGGAAGACCAGGAGTACCTGGTGGCGATCGGCAGCCATCTGCCGGATCTGCTGGATCAGCTTCAGCCCGATCTGGTGCTCTACAACGCCGGTGTGGACCCCCACCGCGACGACCGGCTGGGCCGGCTCTGCCTGAGCCATGCCGGACTGATCAACCGCGACCGGCTGGTGCTCGAGGCCTGCCTGCGCCGCCGCATCCCGGTGGCCACGGTGATCGGCGGTGGCTACGGACCTCTGCAGGAGCTGGTGGAACGCCATTGCCTGGTGTTCCGCGCGGCCGCGGAACAGGCCCGGCTCCACGGCCTCTGA
- a CDS encoding sigma-70 family RNA polymerase sigma factor translates to MKSSSLGASTNESSSSQSTPIRGGTSQSSRTSESSRRRSSDPISWYLASIGREPLLTPAEEIELGNQVQAMMQLLEAAKPSYSDHEKKLLRIGKRSKQRMMKANLRLVVSVAKKYQGKGLELLDLIQEGSLGLERAVEKFDPTRGYKFSTYAFWWIRQSMTRAIACQSRTIRLPVHLSERLSAIRKVSLDLAHKLGAMPSRHEIAEAMDMPLDELDGLLRQALTTSSLDAPVNGDEGRSFLGDLIADSSEEEPLDRVERGLNHEQLDHWMNHLSEQERHVLQLRFGLEGRDRHTLAEIGRQLDVSRERVRQVELKALRKLRNLTRRLPSGI, encoded by the coding sequence ATGAAATCCTCGTCCCTGGGCGCCAGTACCAACGAGAGCAGTTCCAGCCAGAGCACTCCCATCAGGGGCGGAACCAGCCAGAGCAGTCGCACCAGCGAGAGCAGTCGCAGGCGCAGCAGTGATCCGATCAGCTGGTACCTGGCCAGCATCGGCCGGGAACCTCTGCTCACTCCCGCGGAGGAGATCGAGCTGGGCAATCAGGTGCAGGCCATGATGCAGTTGCTGGAGGCCGCCAAACCCAGCTACAGCGACCACGAGAAGAAACTGCTGCGGATCGGCAAGCGTTCCAAGCAGCGGATGATGAAGGCGAACCTTCGTCTGGTGGTGAGTGTCGCCAAGAAGTACCAGGGCAAGGGCCTCGAACTGCTCGATCTGATCCAGGAAGGATCCCTGGGTCTGGAGCGGGCCGTGGAGAAATTCGACCCCACCCGCGGCTACAAGTTCTCCACCTACGCGTTCTGGTGGATCCGCCAGAGCATGACCCGCGCCATCGCCTGCCAGTCGCGCACGATCCGCCTGCCGGTGCATCTGAGCGAACGGCTCAGCGCCATCCGCAAGGTGAGCCTGGATCTGGCCCACAAGCTGGGCGCCATGCCCAGCCGCCACGAGATCGCTGAGGCGATGGACATGCCCCTCGACGAGCTCGACGGCCTGCTGCGCCAGGCCCTCACCACCTCCAGCCTCGATGCGCCGGTGAACGGCGACGAAGGGCGCAGCTTCCTGGGTGACCTCATCGCCGACTCCAGCGAGGAGGAGCCCCTGGATCGGGTGGAACGGGGGCTCAACCACGAGCAGCTCGACCACTGGATGAACCACCTCAGCGAGCAGGAGCGCCATGTGCTCCAGCTCCGCTTCGGTCTGGAAGGCCGGGACAGGCACACCCTGGCGGAGATCGGCCGCCAGCTGGACGTGTCGCGGGAACGGGTGCGGCAGGTGGAGCTGAAGGCCCTGCGTAAGCTGCGCAACCTCACCCGCCGCCTGCCCAGCGGCATCTGA